The Spirosoma foliorum genome has a window encoding:
- a CDS encoding type II toxin-antitoxin system VapC family toxin — MGTLLDTNILIYMEKGISDTKASLFLREATRERLFISIITEIELLGFPFESETALRSMEALIADSIILPLDKTVANQTIAIRRQRKIKLPDAIIAATALVHGCTLVTRNVSDFVSIDGLLVINPFIL, encoded by the coding sequence ATGGGGACGCTCCTAGATACCAACATCCTGATATACATGGAGAAAGGCATTTCAGATACCAAAGCCAGTTTATTTCTTAGAGAAGCTACCAGAGAACGACTATTTATTTCGATCATAACAGAAATTGAGTTATTAGGCTTTCCTTTTGAAAGCGAGACGGCTTTACGAAGCATGGAAGCTCTAATTGCCGACTCTATTATTTTACCATTGGACAAAACGGTGGCAAACCAAACCATTGCCATTCGTCGCCAACGCAAAATCAAGCTCCCTGATGCTATTATCGCAGCAACGGCTTTGGTACACGGCTGTACGCTGGTGACCCGTAATGTATCGGATTTCGTTTCCATCGATGGTCTGTTAGTCATTAATCCGTTCATACTTTAG